The DNA segment GCGCAGGTAGCGCTGCGCCAGGATGGCCGCGTCCAAGGGGTTCATGGGCTGCGCGTCGTGGCCCAGCCGCCGCACGGGGGGCACGCTGCCGAACTGCCGCTTGGGCACCCAGCTCCGGGCCTCGTGTACGGAGCTCTTCTCCTCGGCCAGCAGCAGCTGCTGCCGCATGTAGTTCTCAAACTCATACTGGGAGCACTCCTCGGTCACCTTCGCCTtcgggcagagacagagacacacagagagagagagagagagagagaggtggagggggagagaagagcagggagCCTGTGTTAGGTGACTCAGCTCCAGAGGCTGCCCTCTCCAGGCAGCAGCCCCTTGGACCGCGTCTGGCCGGGTGGCCTGCAGTTTGGGTCCCCGAAGCCCTCCAGCCTGGACCTAGCCTGCTGGCCGTCCTGGGGGTCGCCCCAGCTGAAGCACAGGGCTGGGGTGTGAGCcggattcccccccacccccaccccgatcCTAACCCACTGACCTTGGGAGAGGTCTCATTACCTTCCTCAGCTGTGAAGAGGGGCAGGAGTCCCCCCTCAGAGGCGGTCTCgagaggccggggggggggggcccataCAAGTCAAGTGCTAAGAGGggtctggggctgggggctcacCACCTGGGTGAGCCTGGAGCACCCAGGCAGACGGTAGCAAACCGAAGTGGTCTGTCCCCATGCTGGTCATCACACGGGGAGGGCAGGGCTCTGGACTGGAACTTGGGGTCAAGTCTCAGCTCCACTACTTCTGAGCTGTGTGACTGGGAAGATtagttcacctctctgaacctcagtttcctctttcatGAAAGGAGGATAAGGACACGGGCCGCCCGGGTCTGTGGGGAGGACCCACTGGAATGCAGTGGGGGCGGTGGCACCTAGGCGGGGCAGGGCCTGCGACTCTCTCCTCAAGGGTCAGTGGGCTCCCGTGCTGTCCCAGGAGGCTCCTCCTgccgttggggggggggggaggggccttACGGCAGCCCTCTCAGGGTTCACCgagccctgccctccagggggcACCCTAAGATCACCTGCCAGCGGCTGTCTAGGGCCCTggtttctgcccccaccccaggcccggCACTTTCTCCAGTGCAGGGagcaggaaatgagagaaaactgggagaaaatgaatcatctggaaagggaagagcagaaaggctgagagagagagagactctgtgaGTCAGAGGCAGAGAAATGTGGCTGTTTAAAGGGCCAGCACACAGCAGGGCCAGGGCTTGGGCAgcaagaggaagctgagagagggCCAGGCGGGGCCCCCACCTCCACTGCCCCACGGCGCTCTTGCACGGCTGCCAACCGAGCCGGATGCAAGGCAGGCCCCAGGCAGCTCAGACGGAGGACCTAAGTGTCCTTTTCCTACGTCAAAGGATAAGGCTGAGGCCACGGCGGCCTTATGGCCTGCCGGGAGCTGCCATCTCTGCCCCGGCCATGCCTGTCCTCCCGGGACGCTGGTCCCTTGGGACTGGGTAATGGCCCATCTGGCCTTCCCGACTCACCTCCTGGGAGCTGTCTGCATTGCTCATCTGGTCGTCGATGTCAGGAACCACTTGCAAAGGCCCGCTCAGAGATGACAAGGACTGCCTGCAGGGGACAGACGAGTCGGGCTGGCCGCGGGCAGCCCTGgcccctgctccccaggcccGCTGGCCGGAGCCCAGAAAGGCCAGGTCCCCACTGCTCTGAGACAGACCTGGGGGGATCACAGCTCAGCAAGTTCTTGACATGAATACCTgttcccaagcctcagttttctcatccaatAATGGGGGAACATCTCTCTGTCACAGGCTGTCAGATAATGCCAATCCCACAGTTGGTATTAACTGGCATGCAGGAGATGTTCGACCCTGAGTTCTGCCGGCACACTTCCAATCTTGCCCATGGGGAAAATCTGGAAACCTGACTCTGTCTGGCAAAGAAGCAGGCTCAACCTCAGGCTGCTTTTCCGAATGGGATGGGCAGTGCCTAAGGCCGGGCAGAACCCAGCCTTCCACCTGGCCCAGCACCTGCCCGCTTACCACGATGCGATGATGGCACTGAGGGCCTCCAGGACATCGGCCGCGGCGAGGCGCTGCTGGGGGTCAAGGACCAGCAGTTTCCGGATGAGACACACGGTGTTCTCAGAAACCCGCCCGTCCCTgatgtggcagagggagagggctcAGGCGGTGCAGGCTGGTGCTGGGTCTCTGTGACCCACGACTCCAAGTCTCACTTTGTTGTTCCCGTCCCTCAAGCCTGAGGgctgggcctccctcccctccccagggagcAGGACTCACTCAGGGATGGTGTACTCGGCGGCCTTGATCTTGCGGAAGAGCTCCTGTGGGATGCTGTCGTAGAAGGGGAACTGGCCGTAAAGCATGGTGAAGAGCACCACGCCCAGGGCCCACATGTCGCTCGGCTTGCCCCGGTACGGCCGGCCTGTGGGGCACATGGACACGCACACGCTCAGCCCACAGCCGGGGAAGAGCTAAGTGCTGGGATTCCCTCAGCCTACCAGCCACCTGCCTGAAATCCCACCCATGGGACCCCTCTACCTTGTCACTCTCCCCCTCTACCTCCACGCAGGCTGATGCCCCACCTTGGAGTGACTCCCGGAAGAGAAGGGATTACATTGGGCCTTGCGAAGGCCACCCACCTGCACACCGGCCCTGCTCTGCCAGGCTGCGAGCTcctgggggctgggcctgggtcTGTGGCCCCAGCGCCCAGCAAAGCAGCTCACAGAGCAGGTGGCCAGTAGTGTGTGTAGAACAAAGAGCTACCCGGTTCGGGACCAGTTAGCCATCCCACCCCAATCACTATCCCCTCACCCCAAAGCACTTAGCCCAATCTGTAAGGATCCCCTCCCTCATCTTCCCCACTAGAAGGAGGTAAGTTCTCAGATGCAGGCGCCTCTCTGCTTGGCTCACCGCTGAGCCCCGGTGCCTAGCACGGACCCAAATATTTTGCTAAAGGAATGAATATCTAGTTAACTCTCTGTGCTAGTTTCCGTCCCTGCAAAATAGAAGGGAGCAGACATTTAACTGAGCATCCACGTTGTAACAGCATTGGAAGAGAcgcttttatttcattatgtctCCATCAAACTCCATGAATTAAatattgtctctatttttctAGAACAAGGCACGGGGATgtcacttgtccaaggccacacgaCCGGCCACAGaagccctgctcctccctctttcGGGGCAAGCCATCCACGCACCCACCTGTGCTCAAGCTCCTCCCGTGCCAGTCACTGCCTGACCTGTTCccgcaaacaaaacagaaccaagGCCTTTCAAAGTTCCCCGCCCACCTGGTCCTTGGACAGCATTCTGTCTGGCACAGCAGCTGACTCGGCAGCAGCCCAGACCCCAGAATGTGACTCAGCCCCCCAAGGGCATGGAAGAAATGCTGCCAGGCGCCTCAGTGTCACCTCCTGGGTACCAGGCAGCTCCTGGACATCCAGGATCCCTGGATGGTCCTGAAGTTGCCTGGGTGGCCACAGACACCTTTGGGATGGGAGATACTGGTTCTGAAGGTCTCTCCAGGCCCGCTGAGGGACAAGCGGCTTAACCAATGGGCGTCTATGGCACCTGTGCACACAAGTGTTGTTCCACGGGCCTCCTTCATCTAGTCTGTTCCTTCGTCTGCAAAATGGGACAGGAAGCCGGCCTCACAGGGCCACCTGGGGAGTGAGTGTCTCTTTGCCCTGGCTGGTGCGGCAGGCAGTTTTGTGGGGATGAGCCTCTGCCACGCTTTCTCCAAGGCTGTGTCACCCCGGCCCTGCCGAAGAGCAGCCTGGGTGATCTTGTGCACACAGAAGAGAAGTGGCCGACCTTGACCTCGGCTCTGAGCCCAGAGGGCAGGACATGTAAGTAACTAATCTTCCTGCTCCATCCTCTTAACCACACGGGGAGGGGAGGCGGCGATGCGTTCTGCCTTTAACCCACGAGGAGAAGGGGGCTGAAAGCCAGGTCTCTGGTCTCTGGTCCAGGGCTCTCTCTGAAGCACTGGGCTCCTGTTTTATCCTCCAAGACTGGATGAATCCGGAAGGGCCAGAGACAGGCCACCAGCAGCTACAGGCAGTATCTGCACACGCTAGCCTGGCATAGCTGAGCAGGCCTGGCCAAGGGCCTCTTGCCCCTTCTGGGGGCCccttctgcccccagcccacacagTCACAGGCCCCACGTCACAGGCCCGGTTCatcatcctggctctgccacccaCAGGGATGAGCTGGGGAGTCTCGAGGAGGGTGTCCGGGCTGGGCCGGTCCCCAGGGATTTGGGGTGCACCTGTGGTGCCTGGATCCCTCTAGCAGGGCCACAGTGACTCCAACCCAAAGCCCGAGGTCCTGGAGAGTGGCAGCGCTGCCCGGGAGGGGCCTGGCATTGCAGCAGAGGCCTCAGCTGGGGGAGGCCTCCAAGGTGTTGCAAATGCTCTGGTGGGTTATGGCAGCCTGCTCCCCGCAAGGACGTGATGGCCTGGGAAGGGGCAGCTCTGTCACCACGAGGAGGGGTACGTGCGTGCGTGCCGGGCATGACGGCCCCGGAGGCAACCTCGGAAGCCCCGTGTGGAATGGATGGGAACTGATGTGGAGCCCTTGGTTCCCTAAGGTTCAGAGATGCGATGTGGCAAAGGAcgcaggggaaaggaaagaaagcccaGTCGGACATGGGCTTGGGCAGGAGGCGGCCCTGGGCTGGAGCCTCAGTTCTCCTGTTTACCATTAGCTCTGATTTTGGGCAAGAGATTTGATCTCTCCTAgcctttgctcatctgtaaaaaaagGACTTGGAATATTTTCCTCACGGGATAGCTGTGTGGCTCTAAACAGATACTGCGTGTCGTGTGCTGGGCATAGCGCCTAGCGCTTAGCAATACGATCAGGAGGCAGTCAGTACACAGCtggctttttcattttgtgtgttaTCTGTCTCAGCCCCATCAGAAAGTCAGCTCACCATCCGTGGCAGCAGGGATGTCTGTCTGCCTGTTCAATGTTGTATCTGAAGTGTCTAGAACAGGGCCTTCTATGGGGTAGGCCCTTGGTAAATacgggcagaaggaaggaaggaaggaaagaaggatggaaggaaggaaggaaggaaggaaggaaggaaggaaggaaggaacaaatgaagaGCCAAACCAACTAAGGCAGGGACAGAACAAAGGGAAAGATGTCTTTGAAATGCAAACTCACGGTGGCACAGGGTAAAGACCTGCTCAGTGGCTGCCTTTTACACTTGAAATAGGGGATGATGTTCTCGCTCAGGCCCTGCtggtctgccccacccccctccctctcgGAGCAGCAGCCACACGgccctccagctttgctctgtGCTCTTCTGCCCAGTCACACCCCCTCGAGTGCTTCTGTATCCTTCCAATCACAGCTccaatgtcacttcctcaggaaAGTCCTTCAAGTACCCATTGTTCACACTCACAGAAATATGTTTCATTCCTTCCAAGCACTGATCTCAGAGAGTAATTAACCAGGCACCGGTGTGAGGGTCACCATCTTCCTCTCTCATAAGGCCCCAAGTTTCGCACACAGAGGGACAGTACTGGTCTGGACCGCCACCGAAGCCCCGGCACCTAGCGCACCTAGCGCAGGCCTGCCCACAGACCCGCCTGGCTAAAGGAACCAACTGCTGCACACCCCGGCTGGGTGGGGGCCTCGGGGCCCGCTGCCCGGCACACCGCACGTACCGCTGAGCACATCTGGGCTGATGTAGGCGGGGCTCCCCCGCTGGTCCTTCAGCAGGTCCCCCTCACTCACAAGATGCTTCCCGAGGCAGAAGTTGGTGATGGTTATCCGATGCGtcctgggagagaggggcagagaatgaacaAACCTCCGTGTCTGTACCCGCGGGCACCTGGCTGCCCCACCTCTCATCCAGGGAACAAAGGAATCCCACCCACATCTTCTTCTGCTCCCCTGGCCCCCACCGCCTTCCTACGGCTGTGTGAGCAGTGCCATCGGGGGTGCTGACACGAGCCAGCTGCCCTTGGTTGTCACCACCTGAGCTGTCCCCTGGGCATCTGAGATCAGAGGAATGAGTCACTCTGACCAGGTGAGTGCTCCAGAAGTACTCCCGGGAACCACTGCCCCGGCTGAGCCTGGGGGCTACAGTTTAGGACTCGGAACAATTTCAGAGATTTCCCAAAACAACCTCACGTGACATCTGGTTTGGAATGACCAGAGGTTTAGTTCAGCTCCCTCATTTATACACAAAGGAAAGTAAGTCCAGCAGGGCTCTGGAATCCACCCATCGTGCTGGCTTTGTTCCCTTTTGCTGATCCCTTTGGTCATCACCCTTGTCATTGTCAATCAGCATCACAGGCAGTACTAAAACTAATGCTTGTGGAGTACTCAGCAGGTGCAGGCCCTGGATTGCGTGTCTGCTGTGGACTGTTTGCAGTCACCCCTCATAAAAGCCTACGAGGGAGACTTCCTCTCTGTCCCATTTTCACAGATGATGCAGTTCAGGCACAGAGTAATAAAGGGGCTGGCCCAGGGTCACATGGCTAGAGAGCAGGATCCAAGCCTTggtctgtctggctccagagcctgtacTCTGGACTGACACCAGTTGGTACCCATGTGTCCCTGACCAGTGCCCTGCCCCTGAATTTCCCTTCAGTTCCATCAAAGCTAACTCACCCCTTGTCTTGTGCTTCATACCCTCCTCTGACCTAGAAGACCACAGAACCCCCTATCTGAGAATCATGAGTGAGAGGAGCTTAGGGCTCTGATCCTTTCATGAAGCTCGCAATGTGCACAAAAGCA comes from the Acinonyx jubatus isolate Ajub_Pintada_27869175 chromosome C1, VMU_Ajub_asm_v1.0, whole genome shotgun sequence genome and includes:
- the STK40 gene encoding serine/threonine-protein kinase 40; protein product: MKRRASDRGAGETSARAKALGGGISGNNAKRAGPFILGPRLGNSPVPSIVQCLARKDGTDDFYQLKILTLEERGDQGIESQEERQGKMLLHTEYSLLSLLHTQDGVVHHHGLFQDRTCEIVEDTESSRMVKKMKKRICLVLDCLCAHDLSDKTADLINLQHYVIKEKRLSERETVVIFYDVVRVVEALHQKNIVHRDLKLGNMVLNKRTHRITITNFCLGKHLVSEGDLLKDQRGSPAYISPDVLSGRPYRGKPSDMWALGVVLFTMLYGQFPFYDSIPQELFRKIKAAEYTIPEDGRVSENTVCLIRKLLVLDPQQRLAAADVLEALSAIIASWQSLSSLSGPLQVVPDIDDQMSNADSSQEAKVTEECSQYEFENYMRQQLLLAEEKSSVHEARSWVPKRQFGSVPPVRRLGHDAQPMNPLDAAILAQRYLRK